The following proteins are encoded in a genomic region of Actinomadura sp. NAK00032:
- a CDS encoding alkaline phosphatase PhoX gives MSVTRRRLLAGTGAVGAGIAFTGAVEQLFAGGAAAAPAGRHDGYGPLVPDPEGLLDLPRGFRYTVLSREGEPLRSGEGAVPSHCDGMAAFPGRGRTWLVRNHENRPDAEHRVPPVEGVTYDPEGLGGCTALEIDGGGRVRTERVAVAGTAVNCAGGPTPWHTWLTCEETEDKAGTNGYTKDHGFIFEVDPYRQGRTVPEPLTAMGRFQHEAIAVDPRDGTVYETEDAFEKPFGLFYRFLPKEARGGFGSLRAGGRLEALHVPDVPDLSVVQEPGTVFEHVEWKKVPDPPAKETPIRFQDFGSGGITHAQKLEGCYWGGDRVYFVSSFAKTADGSRADHFGQVWSYEPRHRRLTLVIVFGPGTDVRKPGESPDNICLAPQGGLMVCEDGNGAQHVFGVSRRRKVYAMARNRQNIGTEDEPEWGEFAGVTFSPDGRTMFVNVYTPGTTFAVTGPWR, from the coding sequence ATGTCAGTCACGCGCCGCCGGCTCCTGGCGGGGACGGGCGCGGTGGGGGCGGGGATCGCCTTCACCGGTGCCGTGGAGCAGTTGTTCGCCGGGGGCGCCGCCGCCGCGCCCGCCGGCCGCCACGACGGCTACGGGCCGCTCGTGCCCGATCCGGAGGGCCTGCTCGACCTGCCGCGCGGGTTCCGGTACACCGTCCTGTCGCGGGAGGGCGAGCCGCTGCGCTCGGGCGAGGGCGCGGTGCCGAGCCACTGCGACGGCATGGCCGCCTTCCCCGGACGCGGCCGGACGTGGCTCGTCCGCAACCACGAGAACCGGCCGGACGCCGAGCACCGGGTGCCGCCGGTCGAGGGCGTCACCTACGACCCCGAGGGCCTCGGCGGCTGCACCGCGCTGGAGATCGACGGCGGCGGGCGGGTGCGCACCGAGCGCGTCGCCGTCGCCGGGACGGCCGTCAACTGCGCGGGCGGCCCGACCCCGTGGCACACCTGGCTGACCTGCGAGGAGACCGAGGACAAGGCCGGTACCAACGGCTACACCAAGGACCACGGGTTCATCTTCGAGGTCGACCCGTACCGGCAGGGCCGGACCGTCCCCGAGCCGCTGACCGCGATGGGGCGCTTCCAGCACGAGGCGATCGCCGTCGACCCGCGCGACGGCACCGTCTACGAGACCGAGGACGCGTTCGAGAAGCCGTTCGGGCTCTTCTACCGGTTCCTGCCGAAGGAGGCGCGCGGCGGGTTCGGCAGCCTGCGGGCCGGCGGACGGCTTGAGGCGCTGCACGTCCCCGACGTCCCGGACCTGTCGGTCGTGCAGGAACCCGGCACCGTGTTCGAGCACGTCGAGTGGAAGAAGGTGCCCGACCCGCCGGCGAAGGAGACGCCGATCCGCTTCCAGGACTTCGGGTCCGGCGGCATCACCCACGCGCAGAAGCTGGAGGGCTGCTACTGGGGCGGCGACCGCGTCTACTTCGTGTCGAGCTTCGCCAAGACGGCGGACGGGTCCCGCGCCGACCACTTCGGGCAGGTGTGGTCGTACGAGCCGCGCCACCGGCGGCTCACCCTGGTGATCGTGTTCGGGCCCGGCACCGACGTGCGGAAGCCCGGCGAGTCGCCCGACAACATCTGCCTGGCGCCGCAGGGCGGGCTGATGGTGTGCGAGGACGGCAACGGCGCGCAGCACGTGTTCGGCGTGTCCCGCCGCCGGAAGGTCTACGCGATGGCCCGCAACCGGCAGAACATCGGCACCGAGGACGAGCCCGAATGGGGCGAGTTCGCCGGGGTCACGTTCTCCCCGGACGGGCGGACCATGTTCGTCAACGTCTACACGCCGGGCACGACGTTCGCCGTCACCGGCCCCTGGCGCTAA
- the coaA gene encoding type I pantothenate kinase, translating to MTSGWDSVPSPYVELSRDAWRGLRESTPLPLTPGELDALRGLKDPIDITEVEEVYLPLSRLLNLFFLGDWRLRDTVSGFLGGEVPPTPFIIGVAGSVAVGKSTTSRLLRTLLARWPEHPTVELVTTDSFLHPNAVLSERGIMDRKGFPESYDRRALVRFVSEIKAGAAEVTIPVYSHLEYDIVPDARQTVRRPDILIVEGLNVLQPAPPGTLGVSDFFDFSIYVDARVEDIRQWYIDRLFALRRTAFTDPRSYFHKYAHELDEDETAAFAQRVWRDVNEINLVSNILPTRARATLVLHKDRDHAVQRVRLRRI from the coding sequence ATGACGAGCGGATGGGACAGCGTGCCGAGCCCCTACGTGGAACTCTCCCGCGACGCCTGGCGCGGCCTGCGCGAGAGCACCCCGCTGCCGCTCACGCCCGGTGAGCTGGACGCCCTGCGCGGCCTGAAGGACCCGATCGACATCACCGAGGTCGAAGAGGTCTACCTGCCGCTGTCCCGGCTGCTCAACCTGTTCTTCCTCGGCGACTGGCGGCTGCGCGACACCGTCAGCGGGTTCCTCGGCGGCGAGGTGCCGCCGACCCCGTTCATCATCGGCGTGGCGGGCAGCGTCGCGGTCGGCAAGTCGACGACGTCCCGGCTGCTGCGCACGCTGCTGGCCCGCTGGCCGGAGCACCCGACCGTGGAGCTGGTGACGACCGACAGCTTCCTGCACCCGAACGCCGTGCTGTCCGAGCGCGGGATCATGGACCGCAAGGGGTTCCCCGAGTCCTACGACCGGCGGGCGCTCGTCCGGTTCGTCTCGGAGATCAAGGCGGGCGCGGCCGAGGTGACGATCCCGGTGTACTCGCACCTGGAGTACGACATCGTGCCGGACGCGCGGCAGACCGTCCGGCGGCCCGACATCCTGATCGTCGAGGGGCTGAACGTGCTGCAGCCGGCGCCGCCCGGCACCCTCGGCGTGTCCGACTTCTTCGATTTCTCCATCTATGTGGACGCGCGGGTCGAGGACATCCGGCAGTGGTACATCGACCGGCTGTTCGCGCTGCGCCGCACCGCCTTCACCGACCCGCGCTCCTACTTTCACAAGTACGCGCACGAACTGGACGAGGACGAGACCGCCGCGTTCGCGCAGCGCGTGTGGCGGGACGTCAACGAGATCAACCTCGTCTCCAACATCCTGCCGACACGCGCGCGCGCCACGCTCGTCCTGCACAAGGACCGCGACCACGCCGTCCAGCGCGTCCGCCTGCGCCGCATCTGA
- the glmS gene encoding glutamine--fructose-6-phosphate transaminase (isomerizing) encodes MCGIVGYVGGRPALDVVVEGLARLEYRGYDSAGVAVLADGKLATAKRAGKLGNLRAALEEEPPPAGTLGMGHTRWATHGPPNDRNAHPHVDCTGSVAVIHNGIIENFAALRAELEEGGHGLASDTDTEAVAHLLEDELKSGGGLADAMRRVCSRLEGAFTLVAVHTGNPDLVVGARRNSPLVVGVGDGENFLASDVAAFIAHTRDAIELGQDQIVELRADGVTVTDFEGRPAETKDYHVDWDVSAAEKGGYDYFMLKEIAEQPRAVADTLLGRIGSDGRLHLDEMRITDRELREVDKIIIVACGTSYHAGLIAKYAIEHWAGLPCEVELASEFRYRDPILSPTTLVIAISQSGETMDALMAVRHAREQKAKLLGICNVNGSTLPRECDGVLYTHAGPEIAVASTKAFLTQLVAVYLIALYLAQVRGTKWGDEVFAMVQLLERMPEKVDKVLETMEPVRELARSLSGEHCVLFLGRHVGFPVALEGALKLKELAYMHAEGFAAGELKHGPIALIEENLPVVVVVPPRARDVLHDKIVSNIQEIRARGARTIVIAEEGDESVEPYADTLIRVPAVPTLLQPLVTTVPLQVFACELATAKGHDVDQPRNLAKSVTVE; translated from the coding sequence ATGTGCGGAATCGTGGGGTACGTAGGGGGCCGGCCGGCGCTCGACGTCGTCGTCGAGGGCCTGGCTCGGCTGGAGTACCGCGGCTACGACTCGGCCGGGGTGGCCGTGCTGGCCGACGGGAAGCTGGCGACGGCGAAGCGGGCGGGCAAGCTCGGGAACCTCCGGGCCGCCCTGGAGGAGGAGCCGCCGCCCGCGGGGACGCTGGGCATGGGGCACACCCGGTGGGCGACGCACGGGCCGCCGAACGACCGGAACGCCCACCCGCACGTGGACTGCACCGGCTCGGTCGCCGTCATCCACAACGGGATCATCGAGAACTTCGCCGCGCTGCGCGCCGAGCTGGAGGAGGGCGGGCACGGCCTGGCGTCCGACACCGACACCGAGGCCGTCGCGCACCTGCTGGAGGACGAGCTGAAGTCCGGCGGCGGCCTCGCCGACGCCATGCGGCGCGTCTGCAGCCGGCTGGAGGGCGCGTTCACGCTGGTCGCCGTGCACACCGGCAACCCTGACCTGGTCGTCGGGGCGCGCCGCAACTCGCCGCTGGTCGTCGGCGTCGGCGACGGGGAGAACTTCCTCGCCAGCGACGTCGCGGCGTTCATCGCGCACACCCGCGACGCGATCGAGCTGGGCCAGGACCAGATCGTCGAGCTGCGCGCCGACGGCGTCACCGTCACCGACTTCGAGGGCCGGCCCGCCGAGACCAAGGACTACCACGTCGACTGGGACGTGTCGGCCGCGGAAAAAGGCGGCTATGACTACTTCATGCTCAAGGAGATCGCCGAGCAGCCGCGCGCCGTCGCCGACACGCTGCTCGGCCGGATCGGCTCCGACGGGCGGCTGCACCTGGACGAGATGCGCATCACCGACCGGGAGCTGCGCGAGGTCGACAAGATCATCATCGTCGCGTGCGGGACGTCCTACCACGCGGGCCTGATCGCCAAGTACGCCATCGAGCACTGGGCCGGGCTGCCCTGCGAGGTGGAGCTGGCCAGCGAGTTCCGCTACCGGGACCCGATCCTGTCGCCGACGACGCTGGTCATCGCGATCTCCCAGTCGGGCGAGACGATGGACGCGCTGATGGCCGTCCGGCACGCCCGCGAGCAGAAGGCCAAGCTGCTCGGCATCTGCAACGTCAACGGCTCCACGCTGCCGCGCGAGTGCGACGGCGTCCTCTACACGCACGCCGGGCCGGAGATCGCGGTCGCGTCCACCAAGGCGTTCCTCACCCAGCTCGTCGCCGTGTACCTCATCGCGCTGTACCTCGCGCAGGTGCGGGGCACCAAGTGGGGCGACGAGGTGTTCGCCATGGTGCAGCTCCTGGAGCGGATGCCGGAGAAGGTCGACAAGGTCCTGGAGACCATGGAGCCGGTCCGCGAGCTGGCCCGGTCGCTGTCGGGCGAGCACTGCGTGCTGTTCCTCGGCCGCCACGTCGGCTTCCCCGTCGCGCTGGAGGGCGCGCTGAAGCTCAAGGAACTCGCCTACATGCACGCCGAGGGCTTCGCCGCCGGCGAGCTGAAGCACGGCCCGATCGCCCTGATCGAGGAGAACCTGCCGGTGGTGGTCGTGGTGCCGCCGCGCGCGCGGGACGTCCTGCACGACAAGATCGTGTCGAACATCCAGGAGATCCGCGCCCGGGGCGCCCGGACGATCGTCATCGCCGAGGAGGGCGACGAGTCGGTGGAGCCGTACGCGGACACGCTGATCCGCGTCCCGGCCGTCCCGACGCTGCTGCAGCCGCTGGTCACGACCGTGCCGCTGCAGGTCTTCGCCTGCGAGCTGGCCACCGCAAAGGGACACGACGTCGACCAGCCCCGCAACCTCGCCAAGTCCGTCACCGTCGAGTAG